From one Rhopalosiphum padi isolate XX-2018 chromosome 2, ASM2088224v1, whole genome shotgun sequence genomic stretch:
- the LOC132923276 gene encoding ephrin type-B receptor 1-B isoform X3 codes for MHKYHQQHYDDSNHHHHYRRFHNYLNNHHRCCLAAVFLLLAVAIISPGRTEHVVLLDTTTEPSLRWTTYPYGPDANAAGWVEESYINFEKGINWRSYVVCDVTKQNVNNWVWTPFIERGLANLIYIEVKFTIRDCSLFPGYALSCKETFSLLYYEFDVATREPPPWEPDSYKSVGRIAAGEGRFNANNEVVINTETKAVKVTKKGVYFAFRDQGACISIMAVKVYYIVCPEVVINFANFSATPTARELTQIEHATGKCVDNAEVVGGGPPTYLCKGDGKWYLPSGGCKCKAGFEADIEAQTCIICPPGKYKYGVGDDKCQPCPAHSKAPDQGMSECRCNTGYYRSPKDPKSVPCTQPPSAPQNLTVNFVDQSTVTLSWNPPNFLGGRTDIVYRVTCDMCGPSVVFMPNNEVFNDTKITISGLSPVTTYKFHVWAENGVSNLTSSENRQFVDIAVTTTEASVKSASVNNVRVMLVKASEITLSWDPPMASFFDPGDDDAAVEVYEVKFYPRGDESNVSNKLTADRHMVFTALRPKTDYGFQVRAKTAHGWGEYSPTIYKTTGQLLGSGKNTQQQVQRKNGIKDDTAYIGDEDNMEVRIIAGATVAVVVVLVVVIIMTVLFLRSRSNDECNKKQPSDCDTLEYRNGEGLVVTYMTTPLFTQVGSTTSRSYIDPHTYEDPNQAVKEFAREIDASYITIEAIIGGGEFGDVCRGKLKVLGSPSVEVDVAIKTLKPGSSDKARNDFLTEASIMGQFEHPNVIFLQGVVTRSNPVMIITEYMENGSLDTFLRANDGKFQVLQLVGMLRGIASGMQYLSEMNYVHRDLAARNVLVNAQLVCKIADFGLSREIESTTEGAYTTRFSNFQGGKIPVRWTAPEAIAFRKFTSASDVWSFGIVVWEVMSYGERPYWNWSNQDVIKSIEKGYRLPAPMDCPETIYQLMLDCWQKERTHRPVFLSIVKTLDKLIRCPDTLRRIAQNRSVNPLSSDAPDMTQFGSVNEWLCSIKMARYLDNFEQAGIVSPKEVARLTVADLTALGITLVGHQKKIMNSIQAMRAQFSANLSEGFLV; via the exons TGGGTTGAAGAGAGTTACATAAACTTTGAAAAAGGCATCAACTGGCGATCATACGTCGTATGCGATGTCACCAAACAAAACGTCAATAATTGGGTGTGGACGCCTTTCATTGAACGTGGGCTGGCCAATCTCATTTACATCGAAGTCAAATTTACCATCCGGGACTGTTCGCTGTTCCCAGGGTATGCGCTTTCGTGCAAAGAAACTTTCTCCTTGCTCTACTATGAGTTTGACGTGGCTACCAGGGAACCTCCGCCATGGGAACCTGACAGCTACAAATCTGTTG GTCGGATAGCTGCCGGTGAGGGGAGGTTCAATGCTAATAACGAAGTGGTGATCAATACTGAGACAAAAGCCGTGAAAGTTACCAAAAAAGGAGTGTACTTTGCCTTCAGGGACCAGGGCGCGTGCATTTCCATCATGGCCGTCAAG GTATATTACATCGTGTGCCCAGAAGTTGTGATAAACTTTGCAAATTTCTCTGCTACTCCAACTGCTAGAGAACTTACCCAAATCGAACACGCCACAGGCAAATGTGTAGATAATGCTGAAGTGGTAGGAGGTGGTCCTCCAACTTACCTGTGCAAAGGAGACGGAAAGTGGTATCTACCGTCAGGTGGATGCAAATGCAAAGCTGGTTTTGAGGCAGACATAGAAGCACAAACTTGTATAA TCTGTCCTCCGGGCAAATACAAATACGGCGTCGGGGATGATAAGTGTCAACCGTGTCCGGCACACAGCAAAGCGCCCGACCAGGGGATGTCCGAGTGCAGGTGCAACACCGGATACTACAGGTCGCCCAAGGATCCGAAATCGGTACCGTGCACGC AACCACCCTCAGCACCGCAAAACTTGACAGTCAACTTTGTAGACCAGTCAACTGTAACGCTATCGTGGAACCCGCCGAACTTCCTCGGTGGTAGGACTGATATCGTGTACAGGGTGACGTGCGACATGTGCGGTCCGTCCGTTGTGTTCATGCCCAACAAC GAGGTGTTCAATGATACCAAGATAACGATAAGCGGTCTGAGTCCGGTCACCACGTACAAATTTCACGTGTGGGCTGAAAACGGTGTCAGTAACCTCACGTCATCTGAGAACCGACAATTTGTTGACATAGCCGTGACCACTACGGAAGCTTCCGTGAAGTCCGCGTCTGTCAACAATGTCCGCGTTATGTTGGTCAAGGCGTCCGAGATCACGTTATCTTGGGACCCGCCCATGGCCAGCTTCTTCGATCCTGGCGATGATGATGCTGCCGTCGAAGTTTACGAA GTTAAGTTCTATCCCCGAGGTGACGAGTCGAATGTCAGTAACAAACTCACCGCTGACAGACACATGGTTTTTACGGCACTTAGGCCGAAGACGGACTATGGATTCCAGGTGCGTGCGAAGACCGCTCACGGTTGGGGCGAGTACAGCCCGACCATTTACAAAACGACGGGGCAATTGCTCGGAAGCGGTAAGAACACACAACAACAAGTCCAAAGAAAAAACGGGATTAAAGATGACACGG CTTATATTGGTGACGAAGACAACATGGAAGTCCGGATAATCGCCGGTGCCACAGTCGCGGTAGTGGTTGTCTTAGTGGTCGTCATCATTATGACGGTATTGTTCTTAAGGAg TCGGAGCAATGACGAATGCAACAAAAAACAACCAAGCGATTGTGACACGTTAGAATACAGGAATGGAGAAG GACTTGTTGTTACCTACA tgACCACGCCTCTATTTACTCAAGTTGGCTCAACCACGTCTAGGTCGTACATTGACCCGCATACATACGAAGACCCAAATCAAGCAGTTAAAGAGTTCGCCAGAGAAATTGACGCTTCATATATCACCATTGAAGCTATAATAG GTGGTGGAGAATTTGGTGACGTGTGCCGaggaaaattaaaagttctcggGTCTCCTTCCGTCGAAGTCGATGTGGCCATCAAAACACTAAAACCTGGTAGTTCAGACAAGGCCCGCAACGATTTCTTGACCGAAGCTTCAATCATGGGACAATTTGAACACCCCAACGTGATATTCCTGCAAGGCGTCGTCACACGATCCAACCCGGTGATGATCATCACCGAATACATGGAAAACGGTTCATTGGATACGTTCCTGAGA GCCAACGATGGAAAGTTTCAAGTCTTACAGTTGGTTGGTATGTTGCGAGGCATCGCGTCCGGTATGCAGTATCTCAGCGAAATGAATTACGTGCACCGTGATTTAGCTGCACGCAATGTACTAGTCAACGCTCAGCTAGTGTGTAAAATAGCAGATTTCGGTTTGAGCCGAGAGATCGAGAGCACCACTGAAGGAGCATACACCACAAGG TTTTCAAATTTCCAGGGCGGTAAAATACCGGTCCGGTGGACCGCACCCGAAGCCATAGCATTCCGCAAGTTTACCTCCGCATCGGACGTATGGTCGTTTGGCATTGTCGTGTGGGAAGTGATGTCGTACGGTGAACGTCCATATTGGAATTGGAGTAACCAGGACGTGATCAAGTCCATCGAAAAGGGTTACCGGTTACCGGCGCCCATGGACTGTCCAGAGACCATTTACCAGTTAATGTTGGATTGCTGGCAAAAAGAAAGGACGCACCGACCGGTGTTTTTGTCTATCGTAAAGACACTCGACAAGCTCATAAGGTGTCCGGACACACTCAGGCGGATCGCCCAGAATAG GTCCGTGAACCCGCTGAGCTCGGACGCGCCAGACATGACCCAATTCGGATCGGTGAACGAGTGGCTGTGCTCGATCAAGATGGCCCGGTACTTGGACAACTTCGAACAGGCGGGCATCGTGAGCCCGAAGGAGGTGGCCCGACTGACGGTAGCCGACCTGACGGCGCTGGGCATCACACTGGTCGGTCACCAGAAGAAGATCATGAACAGTATCCAGGCCATGCGGGCGCAGTTCTCGGCCAACCTGTCCGAGGGCTTTCTCGTGTAA
- the LOC132923276 gene encoding ephrin type-A receptor 4 isoform X8: MHKYHQQHYDDSNHHHHYRRFHNYLNNHHRCCLAAVFLLLAVAIISPGRTEHVVLLDTTTEPSLRWTTYPYGPDANAAGWVEESYINFEKGINWRSYVVCDVTKQNVNNWVWTPFIERGLANLIYIEVKFTIRDCSLFPGYALSCKETFSLLYYEFDVATREPPPWEPDSYKSVGRIAAGEGRFNANNEVVINTETKAVKVTKKGVYFAFRDQGACISIMAVKVYYIVCPEVVINFANFSATPTARELTQIEHATGKCVDNAEVVGGGPPTYLCKGDGKWYLPSGGCKCKAGFEADIEAQTCIICPPGKYKYGVGDDKCQPCPAHSKAPDQGMSECRCNTGYYRSPKDPKSVPCTQPPSAPQNLTVNFVDQSTVTLSWNPPNFLGGRTDIVYRVTCDMCGPSVVFMPNNEVFNDTKITISGLSPVTTYKFHVWAENGVSNLTSSENRQFVDIAVTTTEASVKSASVNNVRVMLVKASEITLSWDPPMASFFDPGDDDAAVEVYEVKFYPRGDESNVSNKLTADRHMVFTALRPKTDYGFQVRAKTAHGWGEYSPTIYKTTGQLLGSGKNTQQQVQRKNGIKDDTAYIGDEDNMEVRIIAGATVAVVVVLVVVIIMTVLFLRSRSNDECNKKQPSDCDTLEYRNGEVHCNLDNPPIVATHTSSMTTPLFTQVGSTTSRSYIDPHTYEDPNQAVKEFAREIDASYITIEAIIGGGEFGDVCRGKLKVLGSPSVEVDVAIKTLKPGSSDKARNDFLTEASIMGQFEHPNVIFLQGVVTRSNPVMIITEYMENGSLDTFLRANDGKFQVLQLVGMLRGIASGMQYLSEMNYVHRDLAARNVLVNAQLVCKIADFGLSREIESTTEGAYTTRFSNFQGGKIPVRWTAPEAIAFRKFTSASDVWSFGIVVWEVMSYGERPYWNWSNQDVIKSIEKGYRLPAPMDCPETIYQLMLDCWQKERTHRPVFLSIVKTLDKLIRCPDTLRRIAQNSRPPPVNPYYVPVVFKCGSDWVSFHHE, encoded by the exons TGGGTTGAAGAGAGTTACATAAACTTTGAAAAAGGCATCAACTGGCGATCATACGTCGTATGCGATGTCACCAAACAAAACGTCAATAATTGGGTGTGGACGCCTTTCATTGAACGTGGGCTGGCCAATCTCATTTACATCGAAGTCAAATTTACCATCCGGGACTGTTCGCTGTTCCCAGGGTATGCGCTTTCGTGCAAAGAAACTTTCTCCTTGCTCTACTATGAGTTTGACGTGGCTACCAGGGAACCTCCGCCATGGGAACCTGACAGCTACAAATCTGTTG GTCGGATAGCTGCCGGTGAGGGGAGGTTCAATGCTAATAACGAAGTGGTGATCAATACTGAGACAAAAGCCGTGAAAGTTACCAAAAAAGGAGTGTACTTTGCCTTCAGGGACCAGGGCGCGTGCATTTCCATCATGGCCGTCAAG GTATATTACATCGTGTGCCCAGAAGTTGTGATAAACTTTGCAAATTTCTCTGCTACTCCAACTGCTAGAGAACTTACCCAAATCGAACACGCCACAGGCAAATGTGTAGATAATGCTGAAGTGGTAGGAGGTGGTCCTCCAACTTACCTGTGCAAAGGAGACGGAAAGTGGTATCTACCGTCAGGTGGATGCAAATGCAAAGCTGGTTTTGAGGCAGACATAGAAGCACAAACTTGTATAA TCTGTCCTCCGGGCAAATACAAATACGGCGTCGGGGATGATAAGTGTCAACCGTGTCCGGCACACAGCAAAGCGCCCGACCAGGGGATGTCCGAGTGCAGGTGCAACACCGGATACTACAGGTCGCCCAAGGATCCGAAATCGGTACCGTGCACGC AACCACCCTCAGCACCGCAAAACTTGACAGTCAACTTTGTAGACCAGTCAACTGTAACGCTATCGTGGAACCCGCCGAACTTCCTCGGTGGTAGGACTGATATCGTGTACAGGGTGACGTGCGACATGTGCGGTCCGTCCGTTGTGTTCATGCCCAACAAC GAGGTGTTCAATGATACCAAGATAACGATAAGCGGTCTGAGTCCGGTCACCACGTACAAATTTCACGTGTGGGCTGAAAACGGTGTCAGTAACCTCACGTCATCTGAGAACCGACAATTTGTTGACATAGCCGTGACCACTACGGAAGCTTCCGTGAAGTCCGCGTCTGTCAACAATGTCCGCGTTATGTTGGTCAAGGCGTCCGAGATCACGTTATCTTGGGACCCGCCCATGGCCAGCTTCTTCGATCCTGGCGATGATGATGCTGCCGTCGAAGTTTACGAA GTTAAGTTCTATCCCCGAGGTGACGAGTCGAATGTCAGTAACAAACTCACCGCTGACAGACACATGGTTTTTACGGCACTTAGGCCGAAGACGGACTATGGATTCCAGGTGCGTGCGAAGACCGCTCACGGTTGGGGCGAGTACAGCCCGACCATTTACAAAACGACGGGGCAATTGCTCGGAAGCGGTAAGAACACACAACAACAAGTCCAAAGAAAAAACGGGATTAAAGATGACACGG CTTATATTGGTGACGAAGACAACATGGAAGTCCGGATAATCGCCGGTGCCACAGTCGCGGTAGTGGTTGTCTTAGTGGTCGTCATCATTATGACGGTATTGTTCTTAAGGAg TCGGAGCAATGACGAATGCAACAAAAAACAACCAAGCGATTGTGACACGTTAGAATACAGGAATGGAGAAG TGCATTGCAATTTGGACAATCCTCCCATAGTTGCCACTCACACTAGCAGCA tgACCACGCCTCTATTTACTCAAGTTGGCTCAACCACGTCTAGGTCGTACATTGACCCGCATACATACGAAGACCCAAATCAAGCAGTTAAAGAGTTCGCCAGAGAAATTGACGCTTCATATATCACCATTGAAGCTATAATAG GTGGTGGAGAATTTGGTGACGTGTGCCGaggaaaattaaaagttctcggGTCTCCTTCCGTCGAAGTCGATGTGGCCATCAAAACACTAAAACCTGGTAGTTCAGACAAGGCCCGCAACGATTTCTTGACCGAAGCTTCAATCATGGGACAATTTGAACACCCCAACGTGATATTCCTGCAAGGCGTCGTCACACGATCCAACCCGGTGATGATCATCACCGAATACATGGAAAACGGTTCATTGGATACGTTCCTGAGA GCCAACGATGGAAAGTTTCAAGTCTTACAGTTGGTTGGTATGTTGCGAGGCATCGCGTCCGGTATGCAGTATCTCAGCGAAATGAATTACGTGCACCGTGATTTAGCTGCACGCAATGTACTAGTCAACGCTCAGCTAGTGTGTAAAATAGCAGATTTCGGTTTGAGCCGAGAGATCGAGAGCACCACTGAAGGAGCATACACCACAAGG TTTTCAAATTTCCAGGGCGGTAAAATACCGGTCCGGTGGACCGCACCCGAAGCCATAGCATTCCGCAAGTTTACCTCCGCATCGGACGTATGGTCGTTTGGCATTGTCGTGTGGGAAGTGATGTCGTACGGTGAACGTCCATATTGGAATTGGAGTAACCAGGACGTGATCAAGTCCATCGAAAAGGGTTACCGGTTACCGGCGCCCATGGACTGTCCAGAGACCATTTACCAGTTAATGTTGGATTGCTGGCAAAAAGAAAGGACGCACCGACCGGTGTTTTTGTCTATCGTAAAGACACTCGACAAGCTCATAAGGTGTCCGGACACACTCAGGCGGATCGCCCAGAATAG CCGTCCGCCGCCTGTTAACCCGTATTATGTGCCGGTCGTATTTAAGTGTGGCTCGGATTGGGTGTCGTTTCATCACGAATGA
- the LOC132923276 gene encoding ephrin type-B receptor 1-B isoform X1, producing MHKYHQQHYDDSNHHHHYRRFHNYLNNHHRCCLAAVFLLLAVAIISPGRTEHVVLLDTTTEPSLRWTTYPYGPDANAAGWVEESYINFEKGINWRSYVVCDVTKQNVNNWVWTPFIERGLANLIYIEVKFTIRDCSLFPGYALSCKETFSLLYYEFDVATREPPPWEPDSYKSVGRIAAGEGRFNANNEVVINTETKAVKVTKKGVYFAFRDQGACISIMAVKVYYIVCPEVVINFANFSATPTARELTQIEHATGKCVDNAEVVGGGPPTYLCKGDGKWYLPSGGCKCKAGFEADIEAQTCIICPPGKYKYGVGDDKCQPCPAHSKAPDQGMSECRCNTGYYRSPKDPKSVPCTQPPSAPQNLTVNFVDQSTVTLSWNPPNFLGGRTDIVYRVTCDMCGPSVVFMPNNEVFNDTKITISGLSPVTTYKFHVWAENGVSNLTSSENRQFVDIAVTTTEASVKSASVNNVRVMLVKASEITLSWDPPMASFFDPGDDDAAVEVYEVKFYPRGDESNVSNKLTADRHMVFTALRPKTDYGFQVRAKTAHGWGEYSPTIYKTTGQLLGSGKNTQQQVQRKNGIKDDTAYIGDEDNMEVRIIAGATVAVVVVLVVVIIMTVLFLRSRSNDECNKKQPSDCDTLEYRNGEVHCNLDNPPIVATHTSSMTTPLFTQVGSTTSRSYIDPHTYEDPNQAVKEFAREIDASYITIEAIIGGGEFGDVCRGKLKVLGSPSVEVDVAIKTLKPGSSDKARNDFLTEASIMGQFEHPNVIFLQGVVTRSNPVMIITEYMENGSLDTFLRANDGKFQVLQLVGMLRGIASGMQYLSEMNYVHRDLAARNVLVNAQLVCKIADFGLSREIESTTEGAYTTRFSNFQGGKIPVRWTAPEAIAFRKFTSASDVWSFGIVVWEVMSYGERPYWNWSNQDVIKSIEKGYRLPAPMDCPETIYQLMLDCWQKERTHRPVFLSIVKTLDKLIRCPDTLRRIAQNRSVNPLSSDAPDMTQFGSVNEWLCSIKMARYLDNFEQAGIVSPKEVARLTVADLTALGITLVGHQKKIMNSIQAMRAQFSANLSEGFLV from the exons TGGGTTGAAGAGAGTTACATAAACTTTGAAAAAGGCATCAACTGGCGATCATACGTCGTATGCGATGTCACCAAACAAAACGTCAATAATTGGGTGTGGACGCCTTTCATTGAACGTGGGCTGGCCAATCTCATTTACATCGAAGTCAAATTTACCATCCGGGACTGTTCGCTGTTCCCAGGGTATGCGCTTTCGTGCAAAGAAACTTTCTCCTTGCTCTACTATGAGTTTGACGTGGCTACCAGGGAACCTCCGCCATGGGAACCTGACAGCTACAAATCTGTTG GTCGGATAGCTGCCGGTGAGGGGAGGTTCAATGCTAATAACGAAGTGGTGATCAATACTGAGACAAAAGCCGTGAAAGTTACCAAAAAAGGAGTGTACTTTGCCTTCAGGGACCAGGGCGCGTGCATTTCCATCATGGCCGTCAAG GTATATTACATCGTGTGCCCAGAAGTTGTGATAAACTTTGCAAATTTCTCTGCTACTCCAACTGCTAGAGAACTTACCCAAATCGAACACGCCACAGGCAAATGTGTAGATAATGCTGAAGTGGTAGGAGGTGGTCCTCCAACTTACCTGTGCAAAGGAGACGGAAAGTGGTATCTACCGTCAGGTGGATGCAAATGCAAAGCTGGTTTTGAGGCAGACATAGAAGCACAAACTTGTATAA TCTGTCCTCCGGGCAAATACAAATACGGCGTCGGGGATGATAAGTGTCAACCGTGTCCGGCACACAGCAAAGCGCCCGACCAGGGGATGTCCGAGTGCAGGTGCAACACCGGATACTACAGGTCGCCCAAGGATCCGAAATCGGTACCGTGCACGC AACCACCCTCAGCACCGCAAAACTTGACAGTCAACTTTGTAGACCAGTCAACTGTAACGCTATCGTGGAACCCGCCGAACTTCCTCGGTGGTAGGACTGATATCGTGTACAGGGTGACGTGCGACATGTGCGGTCCGTCCGTTGTGTTCATGCCCAACAAC GAGGTGTTCAATGATACCAAGATAACGATAAGCGGTCTGAGTCCGGTCACCACGTACAAATTTCACGTGTGGGCTGAAAACGGTGTCAGTAACCTCACGTCATCTGAGAACCGACAATTTGTTGACATAGCCGTGACCACTACGGAAGCTTCCGTGAAGTCCGCGTCTGTCAACAATGTCCGCGTTATGTTGGTCAAGGCGTCCGAGATCACGTTATCTTGGGACCCGCCCATGGCCAGCTTCTTCGATCCTGGCGATGATGATGCTGCCGTCGAAGTTTACGAA GTTAAGTTCTATCCCCGAGGTGACGAGTCGAATGTCAGTAACAAACTCACCGCTGACAGACACATGGTTTTTACGGCACTTAGGCCGAAGACGGACTATGGATTCCAGGTGCGTGCGAAGACCGCTCACGGTTGGGGCGAGTACAGCCCGACCATTTACAAAACGACGGGGCAATTGCTCGGAAGCGGTAAGAACACACAACAACAAGTCCAAAGAAAAAACGGGATTAAAGATGACACGG CTTATATTGGTGACGAAGACAACATGGAAGTCCGGATAATCGCCGGTGCCACAGTCGCGGTAGTGGTTGTCTTAGTGGTCGTCATCATTATGACGGTATTGTTCTTAAGGAg TCGGAGCAATGACGAATGCAACAAAAAACAACCAAGCGATTGTGACACGTTAGAATACAGGAATGGAGAAG TGCATTGCAATTTGGACAATCCTCCCATAGTTGCCACTCACACTAGCAGCA tgACCACGCCTCTATTTACTCAAGTTGGCTCAACCACGTCTAGGTCGTACATTGACCCGCATACATACGAAGACCCAAATCAAGCAGTTAAAGAGTTCGCCAGAGAAATTGACGCTTCATATATCACCATTGAAGCTATAATAG GTGGTGGAGAATTTGGTGACGTGTGCCGaggaaaattaaaagttctcggGTCTCCTTCCGTCGAAGTCGATGTGGCCATCAAAACACTAAAACCTGGTAGTTCAGACAAGGCCCGCAACGATTTCTTGACCGAAGCTTCAATCATGGGACAATTTGAACACCCCAACGTGATATTCCTGCAAGGCGTCGTCACACGATCCAACCCGGTGATGATCATCACCGAATACATGGAAAACGGTTCATTGGATACGTTCCTGAGA GCCAACGATGGAAAGTTTCAAGTCTTACAGTTGGTTGGTATGTTGCGAGGCATCGCGTCCGGTATGCAGTATCTCAGCGAAATGAATTACGTGCACCGTGATTTAGCTGCACGCAATGTACTAGTCAACGCTCAGCTAGTGTGTAAAATAGCAGATTTCGGTTTGAGCCGAGAGATCGAGAGCACCACTGAAGGAGCATACACCACAAGG TTTTCAAATTTCCAGGGCGGTAAAATACCGGTCCGGTGGACCGCACCCGAAGCCATAGCATTCCGCAAGTTTACCTCCGCATCGGACGTATGGTCGTTTGGCATTGTCGTGTGGGAAGTGATGTCGTACGGTGAACGTCCATATTGGAATTGGAGTAACCAGGACGTGATCAAGTCCATCGAAAAGGGTTACCGGTTACCGGCGCCCATGGACTGTCCAGAGACCATTTACCAGTTAATGTTGGATTGCTGGCAAAAAGAAAGGACGCACCGACCGGTGTTTTTGTCTATCGTAAAGACACTCGACAAGCTCATAAGGTGTCCGGACACACTCAGGCGGATCGCCCAGAATAG GTCCGTGAACCCGCTGAGCTCGGACGCGCCAGACATGACCCAATTCGGATCGGTGAACGAGTGGCTGTGCTCGATCAAGATGGCCCGGTACTTGGACAACTTCGAACAGGCGGGCATCGTGAGCCCGAAGGAGGTGGCCCGACTGACGGTAGCCGACCTGACGGCGCTGGGCATCACACTGGTCGGTCACCAGAAGAAGATCATGAACAGTATCCAGGCCATGCGGGCGCAGTTCTCGGCCAACCTGTCCGAGGGCTTTCTCGTGTAA